In the Microbispora sp. ZYX-F-249 genome, one interval contains:
- a CDS encoding aromatic ring-hydroxylating oxygenase subunit alpha, which yields MATLPGEHYTDPGIFAQEQKHIFESMWFCAARAADLPKPGSFRTVQVGTESILITRARDNSIRAFYNVCRHRGARVCTEESGEVKRAFQCPYHAWTYDLEGKLIAAPNLTKMPDLDRVEYGLVNVAVREWLGYVWVCLADEPPSFEDTVLGEVRTRLGDVASLDNYDVANLALGRRIVYDVKANWKLIVENFMECYHCATIHPELTEVLPEFADGYAAQYYVGHGALFGEDVRGFTVDGSEGLDRIPTISEDQDRRYYAITIKPQVFVNMVPDHVIIHRMFPLAVDRTVVECDWLYLPEVVADGKDISRSVELFHRVNEQDFEACERTQPSMSSRTYAKGGVLVPSEHHIGLFHDWVRGKLGE from the coding sequence ATGGCCACACTGCCGGGAGAGCACTACACCGATCCCGGGATTTTCGCGCAGGAGCAGAAGCACATCTTCGAGTCGATGTGGTTCTGCGCGGCCCGGGCCGCCGACCTGCCGAAGCCCGGATCGTTCAGGACCGTCCAGGTCGGCACCGAGAGCATCCTGATCACCAGGGCGCGGGACAACTCCATCCGCGCGTTCTACAACGTCTGCCGCCACCGCGGCGCCCGGGTCTGCACCGAGGAGTCCGGCGAGGTCAAGCGGGCCTTCCAGTGCCCGTACCACGCCTGGACGTACGACCTGGAGGGCAAGCTCATCGCGGCCCCCAACCTCACCAAGATGCCCGACCTCGACCGGGTCGAGTACGGCCTGGTCAACGTGGCGGTGCGGGAGTGGCTGGGCTACGTGTGGGTCTGCCTGGCCGACGAGCCGCCGTCGTTCGAGGACACCGTGCTCGGCGAGGTGCGCACGCGTCTCGGCGACGTGGCCTCCCTCGACAACTACGACGTCGCCAACCTGGCGCTCGGCCGCCGGATCGTGTACGACGTGAAGGCGAACTGGAAGCTCATCGTCGAGAACTTCATGGAGTGCTACCACTGCGCGACCATCCACCCCGAGCTGACCGAGGTGCTGCCGGAGTTCGCCGACGGCTACGCGGCGCAGTACTACGTGGGCCACGGCGCGCTGTTCGGCGAGGACGTCCGGGGGTTCACGGTCGACGGCTCCGAGGGGCTGGACCGGATCCCGACCATCAGCGAGGATCAGGACCGGCGCTACTACGCCATCACGATCAAGCCGCAGGTGTTCGTCAACATGGTGCCCGACCACGTGATCATCCACCGCATGTTCCCGCTCGCGGTGGACCGCACGGTGGTGGAGTGCGACTGGCTGTACCTGCCGGAGGTCGTCGCCGACGGCAAGGACATCAGCCGGTCGGTGGAGCTGTTCCACCGGGTCAACGAGCAGGACTTCGAGGCATGCGAGCGCACCCAGCCCTCGATGAGCTCCCGCACGTACGCCAAGGGCGGGGTGCTGGTGCCGAGCGAGCACCACATCGGCCTGTTCCATGATTGGGTGCGCGGCAAGCTCGGCGAGTGA